The Eriocheir sinensis breed Jianghai 21 chromosome 21, ASM2467909v1, whole genome shotgun sequence genome includes a region encoding these proteins:
- the LOC127001706 gene encoding putative per-hexamer repeat protein 5 isoform X37, producing MVRVQWPLSVVILLTGVSTALLFTNKKSEEDPGYSVRRHVVRGYESDGTLTGRGSNRYNAPPKESDKDDKKTDGDSEGKDAEEKDGGATEEDKNAAEGDEVTDKEDEKDKKSAKDKENTNEDKNAKEDKDAKEDKNAKEDKDAKEDKNAKEDKDAKEDKNAKEDKDAKEDKNAKEDKNAKEDKNAKEDKNAKEDKDAKEDNNSKEDKVAEEDKDSKEDKDAEEDKGAKEDKGVKEDKEIKKDQGSGKEKNSNGTKFTNNDKIMNGKRKPRKRNFGKHRKGKGGATKTKILFTFSDAAKGKKSRKIVPCNCSETVEGGIITGSRSLGSSFGSGGTGSGTLIGVGGTESGTLIEAGGNGSPDYIKTGGRGSSGYIEMGGTVSGTLIETGGTRSDAVTETGGTGSGTLIETGGTGSGTLIETGGTGSGAVIETGGTGSGTLIETGGDGSSTMIETGGDGAGTMIETGGDGSSTMIETGGDGAGTMIETGGDGSSSVTETGGDGSGTFIETGGDRSSSVIETGGDGSGTFIETGGDGAGTMIETGGDGSGTFIETGGDGAGTMIETGGDGSGTFIETGGDGAGTMIETGGDGSGTFIETGGDGAGTMIETGGDGSGTFIETGGDGAGTMIETGEDGSGAVIETGGDGSGTFIETGGDGAGTMIETGGDGSGAVIETGGDGSGAVIETGGDGSGAVIETGGDGSGAVIETGGDGSGAVIETGGDGSGYVIETGGDGSGAVIETGGDGSGTVIETEGDGSSSYLIEREGGGSSGHIEAGGTGSGPVIETGGKGSQGSWIQGIGKGLQGSWIKGGGKGLQGSWIKGGGQGSHGSWIKGIGKGLQGSWIKGGGKGLQGSWIKGGGKELQGSWIKGEGKGSQGSWIKGGGKGSQGSWIKGIGKGLQGSWIKGGGKGLQGSWIKGGGKGSQGSWIKEGGKGLQGSWIKGEGKGLQDSWVKEGGKGSQGSWIKGGGKGSQGSWIKVKRSGSQDSWIGSGGSRPSGSWTGARGRRSPGFSVPSGGSGLLTYYNTAREKGPLTSAGEVGRRVPLCLSNKEGATSDCAA from the exons ATGGTCCGTGTTCAATGGCCGCTGTCGGTTGTGATCCTATTGACTGGGGTCAGCACGGCATTATTATTCACCAACAAGAAGTCAGAGGAGGATCCCGGCTATAGCGTCCGGCGCCATGTGGTGAGAGGCTATGAGAGTGACGGGACGCTGACGGGCAGAGGCAGCAATAGATACAATGCGCCTCCCAAGGAGAGTGATAAAGACGACAAAAAAACCGACGGAGACTCTGAAGGCAAAGACGCTGAGGAGAAGGACGGCGGTGCTACAGAGGAAGACAAAAACGCTGCTGAAGGGGACGAAGTTACTgacaaggaagacgaaaaagataaaaaatctGCCAaggacaaagaaaacacaaacgaAGACAAAAACGCCAAGGAAGACAAAGACGCCAAGGAAGACAAAAACGCCAAGGAAGACAAAGACGCCAAGGAAGACAAAAACGCCAAGGAAGACAAAGACGCCAAGGAAGACAAAAACGCCAAGGAAGACAAAGACGCCAAGGAAGACAAAAACGCCAAGGAAGACAAAAACGCCAAGGAAGACAAAAACGCCAAGGAAGACAAAAACGCCAAGGAAGACAAAGACGCCAAGGAAGACAACAACTCCAAGGAAGACAAAGTCGCCGAGGAAGACAAAGACTCCAAGGAAGACAAAGACGCCGAGGAAGACAAAGGTGCCAAGGAAGACAAAGGTgttaaggaagacaaagaaatcaAGAAAGACCAAGGTTCTGGAAAGGAGAAAAACTCTAACGGGACCAAATTCACTAACAACGATAAAATTATGAATGGTAAAAGGAAGCCTAGGAAAAGGAACTTTGGTAAGCATAGAAAGGGGAAAGGCGGTGCAACTAAAACTAAAATATTATTCACTTTCTCCGATGCTGCAAAAGGCAAGAAATCACGAAAAATAGTGCCATGCAATTGTTCCGAAACAGTGGAAGGAGGAATAATAACAGGAAGCAGGTCATTAGGCTCTTCCTTTGGATCAGGAGGAACCGGATCAGGCACTTTGATTGGGGTAGGAGGAACCGAATCAGGCACTTTGATTGAAGCAGGAGGAAACGGATCACCAGACTACATCAAGACGGGAGGACGCGGATCATCAGGCTACATCGAGATGGGAGGAACCGTATCAGGCACTTTGATTGAGACCGGAGGAACCAGATCAGATGCTGTGACTGAGACCGGAGGAACCGGATCAGGCACTCTGATTGAGACCGGAGGAACCGGATCAGGCACTCTGATTGAGACCGGAGGAACCGGATCAGGTGCTGTGATTGAGACCGGAGGAACCGGATCAGGCACTCTGATTGAGACGGGAGGAGACGGATCAAGCACTATGATTGAGACGGGAGGAGACGGAGCAGGCACTATGATTGAGACGGGAGGAGACGGATCAAGCACTATGATTGAGACGGGAGGAGACGGAGCAGGCACTATGATTGAGACGGGAGGAGACGGATCAAGCTCTGTGACTGAGACGGGAGGAGACGGATCAGGCACTTTCATCGAGACGGGAGGAGACAGATCAAGCTCTGTGATTGAGACGGGAGGAGACGGATCAGGCACTTTCATCGAGACGGGAGGAGACGGAGCAGGCACCATGATTGAGACGGGAGGAGACGGATCAGGTACCTTCATCGAGACGGGAGGAGACGGAGCAGGGACCATGATTGAGACGGGAGGAGACGGATCAGGCACTTTCATCGAGACGGGAGGAGACGGAGCAGGCACCATGATTGAGACGGGAGGAGACGGATCAGGCACTTTCATCGAGACGGGAGGAGACGGAGCAGGCACCATGATTGAGACGGGAGGAGACGGATCAG GGACTTTCATCGAGACGGGAGGAGACGGAGCAGGCACCATGATTGAGACGGGAGAAGACGGATCAGGTGCTGTGATTGAGACGGGAGGAGACGGATCAGGCACTTTCATCGAGACGGGAGGAGACGGAGCAGGCACTATGATTGAGACGGGAGGAGATGGATCAGGTGCTGTGATTGAAACGGGAGGAGATGGATCAGGTGCTGTGATTGAAACGGGAGGAGACGGATCAGGTGCTGTGATTGAAACGGGAGGAGACGGATCAGGTGCTGTGATTGAAACGGGAGGAGACGGATCAGGTGCTGTGATTGAAACGGGAGGAGATGGATCAGGTTATGTGATTGAAACGGGAGGAGATGGATCAGGTGCTGTGATTGAAACGGGAGGAGACGGATCAGGTACTGTGATTGAGACGGAAGGAGACGGATCATCAAGCTATTTgattgagagggaaggaggcggaTCATCAGGCCACATCGAGGCCGGAGGAACCGGATCAGGCCCAGTGATtgagacaggaggaaaaggatcgcAAGGCTCTTGGATACaagggatagggaaaggattacAAGGCTCTTGGattaaagggggaggaaaaggattacAAGGCTCTTGGATTAAAGGGGGAGGACAAGGATCACATGGCTCTTGGATTAAAGGGATAGGAAAAGGATTACAAGGCTCTTGGattaaagggggaggaaaaggattacAAGGCTCTTGGattaaagggggaggaaaagaattaCAAGGCTCTTGgattaaaggagaaggaaaaggatcacaAGGCTCTTGGattaaagggggaggaaaaggatcaCAAGGCTCTTGGATTAAAGGGATAGGAAAAGGATTACAAGGCTCTTGGattaaagggggaggaaaaggactaCAAGGCTCTtggattaaaggaggaggaaaaggatcacaAGGCTCTTGGattaaagagggaggaaaaggattacAAGGCTCTTGGattaaaggtgaaggaaaaggattaCAAGACTCTTGGgttaaagagggaggaaaaggatcgCAAGGTTCTTGGattaaagggggaggaaaaggatcaCAAGGCTCTTGGATTAAAGTAAAAAGAAGCGGATCACAAGATTCTTGGATCGGATCAGGAGGGAGCAGACCATCAGGCTCATGGACTGGAGCGAGAGGAAGGAGATCACCAGGCTTTTCCGTCCCATCAGGAGGAAGCGGATTATTAACCTATTACAATACAGCGAGAGAGAAAGGACCATTAACCTCTGCCGGTGAAGTGGGAAGGAGGGTACCACTATGCTTGTCCAACAAAGAAGGCGCGACGTCAGACTGCGCCGCTTGA
- the LOC127001706 gene encoding spidroin-1-like isoform X2: MVRVQWPLSVVILLTGVSTALLFTNKKSEEDPGYSVRRHVVRGYESDGTLTGRGSNRYNAPPKESDKDDKKTDGDSEGKDAEEKDGGATEEDKNAAEGDEVTDKEDEKDKKSAKDKENTNEDKNAKEDKDAKEDKNAKEDKDAKEDKNAKEDKDAKEDKNAKEDKDAKEDKNAKEDKNAKEDKNAKEDKNAKEDKDAKEDNNSKEDKVAEEDKDSKEDKDAEEDKGAKEDKGVKEDKEIKKDQGSGKEKNSNGTKFTNNDKIMNGKRKPRKRNFGKHRKGKGGATKTKILFTFSDAAKGKKSRKIVPCNCSETVEGGIITGSRSLGSSFGSGGTGSGTLIGVGGTESGTLIEAGGNGSPDYIKTGGRGSSGYIEMGGTVSGTLIETGGTRSDAVTETGGTGSGTLIETGGTGSGTLIETGGTGSGAVIETGGTGSGTLIETGGDGSSTMIETGGDGAGTMIETGGDGSSTMIETGGDGAGTMIETGGDGSSSVTETGGDGSGTFIETGGDRSSSVIETGGDGSGTFIETGGDGAGTMIETGGDGSGTFIETGGDGAGTMIETGGDGSGTFIETGGDGAGTMIETGGDGSGTFIETGGDGAGTMIETGGDGSGTFIETGGDGSGTSIETGGDGAGTMIETGGDGSGTFIETGGDGSSTFIETGGDGSGTSIETGGDGAGTMIETGGDGSGTFIETGGDGSSTFIETGGDGAGTMIETGGDGSGAVVETGGYGSGAVIETGGDGSGTFIETGGDGAGTMIETGEDGSGAVIETGGDGSGTFIETGGDGAGTMIETGGDGSGAVIETGGDGSGAVIETGGDGSGAVIETGGDGSGAVIETGGDGSGAVIETGGDGSGYVIETGGDGSGAVIETGGDGSGTVIETEGDGSSSYLIEREGGGSSGHIEAGGTGSGPVIETGGKGSQGSWIQGIGKGLQGSWIKGGGKGLQGSWIKGGGQGSHGSWIKGIGKGLQGSWIKGGGKGLQGSWIKGGGKELQGSWIKGEGKGSQGSWIKGGGKGSQGSWIKGIGKGLQGSWIKGGGKGLQGSWIKGGGKGSQGSWIKEGGKGLQGSWIKGEGKGLQDSWVKEGGKGSQGSWIKGGGKGSQGSWIKVKRSGSQDSWIGSGGSRPSGSWTGARGRRSPGFSVPSGGSGLLTYYNTAREKGPLTSAGEVGRRVPLCLSNKEGATSDCAA, encoded by the exons ATGGTCCGTGTTCAATGGCCGCTGTCGGTTGTGATCCTATTGACTGGGGTCAGCACGGCATTATTATTCACCAACAAGAAGTCAGAGGAGGATCCCGGCTATAGCGTCCGGCGCCATGTGGTGAGAGGCTATGAGAGTGACGGGACGCTGACGGGCAGAGGCAGCAATAGATACAATGCGCCTCCCAAGGAGAGTGATAAAGACGACAAAAAAACCGACGGAGACTCTGAAGGCAAAGACGCTGAGGAGAAGGACGGCGGTGCTACAGAGGAAGACAAAAACGCTGCTGAAGGGGACGAAGTTACTgacaaggaagacgaaaaagataaaaaatctGCCAaggacaaagaaaacacaaacgaAGACAAAAACGCCAAGGAAGACAAAGACGCCAAGGAAGACAAAAACGCCAAGGAAGACAAAGACGCCAAGGAAGACAAAAACGCCAAGGAAGACAAAGACGCCAAGGAAGACAAAAACGCCAAGGAAGACAAAGACGCCAAGGAAGACAAAAACGCCAAGGAAGACAAAAACGCCAAGGAAGACAAAAACGCCAAGGAAGACAAAAACGCCAAGGAAGACAAAGACGCCAAGGAAGACAACAACTCCAAGGAAGACAAAGTCGCCGAGGAAGACAAAGACTCCAAGGAAGACAAAGACGCCGAGGAAGACAAAGGTGCCAAGGAAGACAAAGGTgttaaggaagacaaagaaatcaAGAAAGACCAAGGTTCTGGAAAGGAGAAAAACTCTAACGGGACCAAATTCACTAACAACGATAAAATTATGAATGGTAAAAGGAAGCCTAGGAAAAGGAACTTTGGTAAGCATAGAAAGGGGAAAGGCGGTGCAACTAAAACTAAAATATTATTCACTTTCTCCGATGCTGCAAAAGGCAAGAAATCACGAAAAATAGTGCCATGCAATTGTTCCGAAACAGTGGAAGGAGGAATAATAACAGGAAGCAGGTCATTAGGCTCTTCCTTTGGATCAGGAGGAACCGGATCAGGCACTTTGATTGGGGTAGGAGGAACCGAATCAGGCACTTTGATTGAAGCAGGAGGAAACGGATCACCAGACTACATCAAGACGGGAGGACGCGGATCATCAGGCTACATCGAGATGGGAGGAACCGTATCAGGCACTTTGATTGAGACCGGAGGAACCAGATCAGATGCTGTGACTGAGACCGGAGGAACCGGATCAGGCACTCTGATTGAGACCGGAGGAACCGGATCAGGCACTCTGATTGAGACCGGAGGAACCGGATCAGGTGCTGTGATTGAGACCGGAGGAACCGGATCAGGCACTCTGATTGAGACGGGAGGAGACGGATCAAGCACTATGATTGAGACGGGAGGAGACGGAGCAGGCACTATGATTGAGACGGGAGGAGACGGATCAAGCACTATGATTGAGACGGGAGGAGACGGAGCAGGCACTATGATTGAGACGGGAGGAGACGGATCAAGCTCTGTGACTGAGACGGGAGGAGACGGATCAGGCACTTTCATCGAGACGGGAGGAGACAGATCAAGCTCTGTGATTGAGACGGGAGGAGACGGATCAGGCACTTTCATCGAGACGGGAGGAGACGGAGCAGGCACCATGATTGAGACGGGAGGAGACGGATCAGGTACCTTCATCGAGACGGGAGGAGACGGAGCAGGGACCATGATTGAGACGGGAGGAGACGGATCAGGCACTTTCATCGAGACGGGAGGAGACGGAGCAGGCACCATGATTGAGACGGGAGGAGACGGATCAGGCACTTTCATCGAGACGGGAGGAGACGGAGCAGGCACCATGATTGAGACGGGAGGAGACGGATCAG GCACTTTCATCGAGACGGGAGGAGACGGATCAGGCACTTCCATCGAGACGGGAGGAGACGGAGCAGGCACCATGATTGAGACGGGAGGAGACGGATCAGGCACTTTCATCGAGACGGGAGGAGACGGATCAAGCACTTTCATCGAGACGGGAGGAGACGGATCAGGCACTTCCATCGAGACGGGAGGAGACGGAGCAGGCACCATGATTGAGACGGGAGGAGACGGATCAGGCACTTTCATCGAGACGGGAGGAGACGGATCAAGCACTTTCATCGAGACGGGAGGAGACGGAGCAGGCACTATGATTGAGACGGGAGGAGACGGATCAGGTGCTGTGGTTGAAACGGGAGGATATGGATCAGGTGCTGTGATTGAAACGGGAGGAGACGGATCAGGGACTTTCATCGAGACGGGAGGAGACGGAGCAGGCACCATGATTGAGACGGGAGAAGACGGATCAGGTGCTGTGATTGAGACGGGAGGAGACGGATCAGGCACTTTCATCGAGACGGGAGGAGACGGAGCAGGCACTATGATTGAGACGGGAGGAGATGGATCAGGTGCTGTGATTGAAACGGGAGGAGATGGATCAGGTGCTGTGATTGAAACGGGAGGAGACGGATCAGGTGCTGTGATTGAAACGGGAGGAGACGGATCAGGTGCTGTGATTGAAACGGGAGGAGACGGATCAGGTGCTGTGATTGAAACGGGAGGAGATGGATCAGGTTATGTGATTGAAACGGGAGGAGATGGATCAGGTGCTGTGATTGAAACGGGAGGAGACGGATCAGGTACTGTGATTGAGACGGAAGGAGACGGATCATCAAGCTATTTgattgagagggaaggaggcggaTCATCAGGCCACATCGAGGCCGGAGGAACCGGATCAGGCCCAGTGATtgagacaggaggaaaaggatcgcAAGGCTCTTGGATACaagggatagggaaaggattacAAGGCTCTTGGattaaagggggaggaaaaggattacAAGGCTCTTGGATTAAAGGGGGAGGACAAGGATCACATGGCTCTTGGATTAAAGGGATAGGAAAAGGATTACAAGGCTCTTGGattaaagggggaggaaaaggattacAAGGCTCTTGGattaaagggggaggaaaagaattaCAAGGCTCTTGgattaaaggagaaggaaaaggatcacaAGGCTCTTGGattaaagggggaggaaaaggatcaCAAGGCTCTTGGATTAAAGGGATAGGAAAAGGATTACAAGGCTCTTGGattaaagggggaggaaaaggactaCAAGGCTCTtggattaaaggaggaggaaaaggatcacaAGGCTCTTGGattaaagagggaggaaaaggattacAAGGCTCTTGGattaaaggtgaaggaaaaggattaCAAGACTCTTGGgttaaagagggaggaaaaggatcgCAAGGTTCTTGGattaaagggggaggaaaaggatcaCAAGGCTCTTGGATTAAAGTAAAAAGAAGCGGATCACAAGATTCTTGGATCGGATCAGGAGGGAGCAGACCATCAGGCTCATGGACTGGAGCGAGAGGAAGGAGATCACCAGGCTTTTCCGTCCCATCAGGAGGAAGCGGATTATTAACCTATTACAATACAGCGAGAGAGAAAGGACCATTAACCTCTGCCGGTGAAGTGGGAAGGAGGGTACCACTATGCTTGTCCAACAAAGAAGGCGCGACGTCAGACTGCGCCGCTTGA
- the LOC127001706 gene encoding spidroin-1-like isoform X24: MVRVQWPLSVVILLTGVSTALLFTNKKSEEDPGYSVRRHVVRGYESDGTLTGRGSNRYNAPPKESDKDDKKTDGDSEGKDAEEKDGGATEEDKNAAEGDEVTDKEDEKDKKSAKDKENTNEDKNAKEDKDAKEDKNAKEDKDAKEDKNAKEDKDAKEDKNAKEDKDAKEDKNAKEDKNAKEDKNAKEDKNAKEDKDAKEDNNSKEDKVAEEDKDSKEDKDAEEDKGAKEDKGVKEDKEIKKDQGSGKEKNSNGTKFTNNDKIMNGKRKPRKRNFGKHRKGKGGATKTKILFTFSDAAKGKKSRKIVPCNCSETVEGGIITGSRSLGSSFGSGGTGSGTLIGVGGTESGTLIEAGGNGSPDYIKTGGRGSSGYIEMGGTVSGTLIETGGTRSDAVTETGGTGSGTLIETGGTGSGTLIETGGTGSGAVIETGGTGSGTLIETGGDGSSTMIETGGDGAGTMIETGGDGSSTMIETGGDGAGTMIETGGDGSSSVTETGGDGSGTFIETGGDRSSSVIETGGDGSGTFIETGGDGAGTMIETGGDGSGTFIETGGDGAGTMIETGGDGSGTFIETGGDGAGTMIETGGDGSGTFIETGGDGAGTMIETGGDGSGAVIETGADGSGTFIETGGDGSGTSIETGGDGAGTMIETGGDGSGTFIETGGDGSSTFIETGGDGSGTSIETGGDGAGTMIETGGDGSGTFIETGGDGSSTFIETGGDGAGTMIETGGDGSGTFIETGGDGAGTMIETGGDGSGAVIETGGDGSGAVIETGGDGSGAVIETGGDGSGAVIETGGDGSGAVIETGGDGSGYVIETGGDGSGAVIETGGDGSGTVIETEGDGSSSYLIEREGGGSSGHIEAGGTGSGPVIETGGKGSQGSWIQGIGKGLQGSWIKGGGKGLQGSWIKGGGQGSHGSWIKGIGKGLQGSWIKGGGKGLQGSWIKGGGKELQGSWIKGEGKGSQGSWIKGGGKGSQGSWIKGIGKGLQGSWIKGGGKGLQGSWIKGGGKGSQGSWIKEGGKGLQGSWIKGEGKGLQDSWVKEGGKGSQGSWIKGGGKGSQGSWIKVKRSGSQDSWIGSGGSRPSGSWTGARGRRSPGFSVPSGGSGLLTYYNTAREKGPLTSAGEVGRRVPLCLSNKEGATSDCAA, from the exons ATGGTCCGTGTTCAATGGCCGCTGTCGGTTGTGATCCTATTGACTGGGGTCAGCACGGCATTATTATTCACCAACAAGAAGTCAGAGGAGGATCCCGGCTATAGCGTCCGGCGCCATGTGGTGAGAGGCTATGAGAGTGACGGGACGCTGACGGGCAGAGGCAGCAATAGATACAATGCGCCTCCCAAGGAGAGTGATAAAGACGACAAAAAAACCGACGGAGACTCTGAAGGCAAAGACGCTGAGGAGAAGGACGGCGGTGCTACAGAGGAAGACAAAAACGCTGCTGAAGGGGACGAAGTTACTgacaaggaagacgaaaaagataaaaaatctGCCAaggacaaagaaaacacaaacgaAGACAAAAACGCCAAGGAAGACAAAGACGCCAAGGAAGACAAAAACGCCAAGGAAGACAAAGACGCCAAGGAAGACAAAAACGCCAAGGAAGACAAAGACGCCAAGGAAGACAAAAACGCCAAGGAAGACAAAGACGCCAAGGAAGACAAAAACGCCAAGGAAGACAAAAACGCCAAGGAAGACAAAAACGCCAAGGAAGACAAAAACGCCAAGGAAGACAAAGACGCCAAGGAAGACAACAACTCCAAGGAAGACAAAGTCGCCGAGGAAGACAAAGACTCCAAGGAAGACAAAGACGCCGAGGAAGACAAAGGTGCCAAGGAAGACAAAGGTgttaaggaagacaaagaaatcaAGAAAGACCAAGGTTCTGGAAAGGAGAAAAACTCTAACGGGACCAAATTCACTAACAACGATAAAATTATGAATGGTAAAAGGAAGCCTAGGAAAAGGAACTTTGGTAAGCATAGAAAGGGGAAAGGCGGTGCAACTAAAACTAAAATATTATTCACTTTCTCCGATGCTGCAAAAGGCAAGAAATCACGAAAAATAGTGCCATGCAATTGTTCCGAAACAGTGGAAGGAGGAATAATAACAGGAAGCAGGTCATTAGGCTCTTCCTTTGGATCAGGAGGAACCGGATCAGGCACTTTGATTGGGGTAGGAGGAACCGAATCAGGCACTTTGATTGAAGCAGGAGGAAACGGATCACCAGACTACATCAAGACGGGAGGACGCGGATCATCAGGCTACATCGAGATGGGAGGAACCGTATCAGGCACTTTGATTGAGACCGGAGGAACCAGATCAGATGCTGTGACTGAGACCGGAGGAACCGGATCAGGCACTCTGATTGAGACCGGAGGAACCGGATCAGGCACTCTGATTGAGACCGGAGGAACCGGATCAGGTGCTGTGATTGAGACCGGAGGAACCGGATCAGGCACTCTGATTGAGACGGGAGGAGACGGATCAAGCACTATGATTGAGACGGGAGGAGACGGAGCAGGCACTATGATTGAGACGGGAGGAGACGGATCAAGCACTATGATTGAGACGGGAGGAGACGGAGCAGGCACTATGATTGAGACGGGAGGAGACGGATCAAGCTCTGTGACTGAGACGGGAGGAGACGGATCAGGCACTTTCATCGAGACGGGAGGAGACAGATCAAGCTCTGTGATTGAGACGGGAGGAGACGGATCAGGCACTTTCATCGAGACGGGAGGAGACGGAGCAGGCACCATGATTGAGACGGGAGGAGACGGATCAGGTACCTTCATCGAGACGGGAGGAGACGGAGCAGGGACCATGATTGAGACGGGAGGAGACGGATCAGGCACTTTCATCGAGACGGGAGGAGACGGAGCAGGCACCATGATTGAGACGGGAGGAGACGGATCAGGCACTTTCATCGAGACGGGAGGAGACGGAGCAGGCACCATGATTGAGACGGGAGGAGACGGATCAGGTGCCGTGATTGAGACGGGAGCAGACGGATCAGGCACTTTCATCGAGACGGGAGGAGACGGATCAGGCACTTCCATCGAGACGGGAGGAGACGGAGCAGGCACCATGATTGAGACGGGAGGAGACGGATCAGGCACTTTCATCGAGACGGGAGGAGACGGATCAAGCACTTTCATCGAGACGGGAGGAGACGGATCAGGCACTTCCATCGAGACGGGAGGAGACGGAGCAGGCACCATGATTGAGACGGGAGGAGACGGATCAGGCACTTTCATCGAGACGGGAGGAGACGGATCAAGCACTTTCATCGAGACGGGAGGAGACGGAGCAGGCACTATGATTGAGACGGGAGGAGACGGATCAG GCACTTTCATCGAGACGGGAGGAGACGGAGCAGGCACTATGATTGAGACGGGAGGAGATGGATCAGGTGCTGTGATTGAAACGGGAGGAGATGGATCAGGTGCTGTGATTGAAACGGGAGGAGACGGATCAGGTGCTGTGATTGAAACGGGAGGAGACGGATCAGGTGCTGTGATTGAAACGGGAGGAGACGGATCAGGTGCTGTGATTGAAACGGGAGGAGATGGATCAGGTTATGTGATTGAAACGGGAGGAGATGGATCAGGTGCTGTGATTGAAACGGGAGGAGACGGATCAGGTACTGTGATTGAGACGGAAGGAGACGGATCATCAAGCTATTTgattgagagggaaggaggcggaTCATCAGGCCACATCGAGGCCGGAGGAACCGGATCAGGCCCAGTGATtgagacaggaggaaaaggatcgcAAGGCTCTTGGATACaagggatagggaaaggattacAAGGCTCTTGGattaaagggggaggaaaaggattacAAGGCTCTTGGATTAAAGGGGGAGGACAAGGATCACATGGCTCTTGGATTAAAGGGATAGGAAAAGGATTACAAGGCTCTTGGattaaagggggaggaaaaggattacAAGGCTCTTGGattaaagggggaggaaaagaattaCAAGGCTCTTGgattaaaggagaaggaaaaggatcacaAGGCTCTTGGattaaagggggaggaaaaggatcaCAAGGCTCTTGGATTAAAGGGATAGGAAAAGGATTACAAGGCTCTTGGattaaagggggaggaaaaggactaCAAGGCTCTtggattaaaggaggaggaaaaggatcacaAGGCTCTTGGattaaagagggaggaaaaggattacAAGGCTCTTGGattaaaggtgaaggaaaaggattaCAAGACTCTTGGgttaaagagggaggaaaaggatcgCAAGGTTCTTGGattaaagggggaggaaaaggatcaCAAGGCTCTTGGATTAAAGTAAAAAGAAGCGGATCACAAGATTCTTGGATCGGATCAGGAGGGAGCAGACCATCAGGCTCATGGACTGGAGCGAGAGGAAGGAGATCACCAGGCTTTTCCGTCCCATCAGGAGGAAGCGGATTATTAACCTATTACAATACAGCGAGAGAGAAAGGACCATTAACCTCTGCCGGTGAAGTGGGAAGGAGGGTACCACTATGCTTGTCCAACAAAGAAGGCGCGACGTCAGACTGCGCCGCTTGA